The nucleotide window CCACGCCTCTTCCCGGCACCCGGCAACAGGTTGATTTCGATCATTCTTGCGCCCGCGCCCTACGAGGACCGGAGGGCAAGGCCCATGGGCAGCATCAAGAGCGGCACCACCTCGTCCATCGAGAGGGTGTCGAAGACGCCGTCCCTGACCTTGATGTTCTTGATAGGATTCGCTTTCTCCACCGGGATCCGCAGGCGGTCGGCGAGCACCTCGCCGATTCCCGGGATCCGCGAACCGCCGCCCGACATGTACATCTTCGCCATCGCCACGCCGCTCCGGCTGGCGGTCTGGAGGAACGCGCCCGCGCGCTCGATGCCGACCGACATCTCCTCGCCACGGCTCTCGACGTACGGGTCCAGCACCGGCGAGCGCTCGAACGCCTGGAGCAGCTTGTCGGCCTCCTCCGCGCTCATCCCGCGCTCCCGCTGCAGGTCCTCGCGGAACCGCCGCGTGCCGAGCGCGAGATCGCGCGTGAGGATCGGCACGCCGTCCTCGAGGATGTTGATGTTCGTGACCTCGTGGCCGATGTTCAGCAGGCCGATAGTGCCCGTGAGCTCGTCGGGATAGTTGGCCTCGAACGCATTGTGCAGCGCGAAGGCATCCACGTCGACGATCTCGGGCTGGAGCCCGGCGTCGGTCAACAGCGCCTGCTTGTTCTCCACCAAC belongs to Gemmatimonadales bacterium and includes:
- the pilM gene encoding type IV pilus assembly protein PilM gives rise to the protein MALFGGKKKTVGLDVGSGLIKLVVIDHAKGEPELVKVAITPVLADAIVEGEVMDPGIVADAIRGLFVTGGVKQKKVVTAVGGRDVIVKKIQMDRMKESDAREVIRWEAEQHVPFGMENVQLDFQILDPDAEGLQMNVLLVAAKRELVENKQALLTDAGLQPEIVDVDAFALHNAFEANYPDELTGTIGLLNIGHEVTNINILEDGVPILTRDLALGTRRFREDLQRERGMSAEEADKLLQAFERSPVLDPYVESRGEEMSVGIERAGAFLQTASRSGVAMAKMYMSGGGSRIPGIGEVLADRLRIPVEKANPIKNIKVRDGVFDTLSMDEVVPLLMLPMGLALRSS